Proteins found in one Micropterus dolomieu isolate WLL.071019.BEF.003 ecotype Adirondacks linkage group LG12, ASM2129224v1, whole genome shotgun sequence genomic segment:
- the LOC123980138 gene encoding E3 ubiquitin-protein ligase ARIH2-like: MTTQMEKCYDPRDRTLTFVSGDDDLDFLCDEFKSLRAKMSCGHAVTPMSLTNWCRRLLDQGESRFVCGKPDCDVEWPYEEVCKMALLTKEEMKYFEKKMFHNAAKDYLNVKFCPGCKSCVVRADFSDLGVECTKCTAAKRRPFRFCWQCLREWKGPAPRSDRCENDGCVNEPLETLRNCPDIVFESVKGVTGCPTCGFLVEHNRTQCKTIVCSRCKVKFCFVCLQFTEECLKRNAYKLCPTGVAPRQTSIPVWQKKLFYNVNHHN, encoded by the exons ATGACAACACAAATGGAGAAGTGTTACGACCCTCGAGACAGAACACTTACATTTGTCAGTGGAGACGATGACTTAGACT TTTTGTGCGATGAGTTCAAGTCTCTCAGAGCAAAGATGTCCTGTGGTCATGCTGTTACTCCGATGTCTCTCACCAACTGGTGTCGCAGGTTGCTGGACCAG GGTGAGTCCAGATTTGTGTGTGGCAAACCTGACTGTGATGTTGAGTGGCCATATGAGGAGGTTTGTAAAATGGCTCTTCTAACCAAAGAAGAAATGAAGTactttgaaaagaaaatgttccaTAACGCTGCCAAGGATTACTTGAATGTCAAATTT TGTCCTGGCTGCAAGTCTTGTGTGGTGAGGGCTGATTTCAGTGATCTGGGTGTCGAGTGCACAAAGTGCACAGCTGCAAAAAGAAGACCTTTCAGATTCTGCTGGCAGTGTTTGAGGGAATGGAAAGGTCCGGCTCCACGTTCAGACCGCTGTGAAAATGATGGCTGCGTCAATGAGCCATTAGAAACACTGAGAAACTGTCCAGATATCGTCTTTGAGTCTGTGAAGGGCGTCACTGGCTGTCCCACCTGTGGTTTTCTGGTGGAGCATAACAGAACTCAGTGTAAAACCATCGTCTGTTCTCGCTGTAAGGTGAAGTTCTGCTTTGTTTGTCTGCAGTTCACTGAAGAGTGCCTGAAGCGCAACGCATACAAACTTTGCCCCACTGGTGTTGCACCGAGACAGACCTCGATACCTGTGTGGcagaaaaagttattttataatGTCAATCATCATAACTGA